One Lepus europaeus isolate LE1 chromosome 7, mLepTim1.pri, whole genome shotgun sequence DNA segment encodes these proteins:
- the LOC133764036 gene encoding zinc finger protein OZF-like — translation MPQRWPPEFSLNSCHSPSLSGHCTTKPDLIFKLERGAEPWMVEECLNQSLSGLKPEECNKCHTVYLPSGPDQVQAGEKFDNTKIPGNSLQFCETLAQHDNIHIMKQSFGPTGQAKVFTRKVFCKSKRVHMAENCNKSTVTFGKSHLINYQRSHTEEKLYKCLHCGKGFLWKSVLIVHQRIHTEEKPHKCNDCGKAFGRKSCLIVHQRIHTGEKPHKCNDCGKAFGRKSVLIVHQRIHTGEKPHKCNDCGKAFGQKSDLMKHQQIHTGEKPHKCNDCGKAFGRKSHLLIHQRIHTGQKPHKCNDCGKAFGQKSCLIVHQRSHTGERPFECNDCGKAFGRKSNLVMHQRIHTGEKPHKCNDCGKAFGQKSCLIVHQRIHTGERPFECNDCGKAFGRKSNLVMHQRIHTGEKPHKCNDCGKAFGQKSDLMKHQKIHTGEKPHKCNDCGKAFTQKSHLIIHQIIHTGEKPHKCNDCGKAFGQKSRLLIHQRIHKGEKPHKCNDCGKAFGRKSHLLIHEGIHTGEK, via the exons atgccacaacgttggcctcCAGAGTTTTCTTTGAACTCCTGCCATTCACCTTCTCTCTCAG gaCACTGTACtaccaaacctgacttgatcttcaagttggagcgaGGAGCAGAGCCATGGATGGTGGAAGAATGCCTGAATCAGAGCCTTTCAG GATTGAAGCCTGAGGAATGCAATAAATGTCACACTGTGTATCTCCCCAGTGGGCCTGATCAAGTACaggctggagagaaatttgataaCACTAAGATACCTGGAAAttctctccagttctgtgagaCTCTTGCTCAGCATGACAATATCCACATCATGAAGCAGTCATTTGGACCCACTGGACAAGCAAAAGTCTTCACAAGAAAGGTGTTCTGTAAATCTAAGAGGGTTCATATGGCAGAAAACTGTAATAAATCAACTGTCACTTTTGGAAAA tcacacctcataaacTATCAGCGAAGTCACACAGAAGAGAAACTTTATAAATGCCTTCACTGTGGAAAAGGCTTTCTGTGGAAGTCAGTCCTCAtagtacaccagagaattcacacagaagAGAAACcccataaatgtaatgactgtggaaaagcctttggaagaaagtcatGCCTCAtagtacaccagagaattcacacaggggagaaacctcataaatgtaatgactgtggaaaagcctttggaagaaagtcaGTCCTCAtagtacaccagagaattcacacaggagagaaacctcataaatgtaatgactgtggaaaagcctttggacaaaagtcagacctcatgaaacatcagcaaattcacacaggggagaaacctcataaatgtaatgactgtggaaaagcctttggaagaaagtcacacctcctcatacatcagcgaattcacacagggcagaaacctcataaatgtaatgactgtggaaaagcctttggacaaaagtcatgCCTCATAGTAcaccagagaagtcacacaggggagagaccctttgaatgtaatgactgtggaaaagcctttggacgaaagtcaaaccttgtaatgcaccagagaattcacacaggagagaaacctcataaatgtaatgactgtggaaaagcctttggacaaaagtcatgCCTCATAgtgcaccagagaattcacacaggagagagaccctttgaatgtaatgactgtggaaaagcctttggacgaaagtcaaaccttgtaatgcaccagagaattcacacaggagagaaacctcataaatgtaatgactgtggaaaagcctttggacaaaagtcagacctcatgaaacatcagaaaattcacacaggggagaaacctcataaatgtaatgactgcggaaaagcctttacacaaaagtcacatctcatcatacaccagataattcacacaggggagaaacctcataaatgtaatgactgtggaaaagcctttggacaaaagtcacgcctcctcatacatcagcgaattcacaaaggggagaaacctcataaatgtaatgactgtggaaaagcctttggaagaaagtcacaCCTCCTCATACATGagggaattcacacaggggagaaa